CTCCTTATATCCAGACACACGAACTCCAGTGTCGGATTCTTCCTGGGGAGATTTCTCGGGGTGATTTCTCGGGACATTTTCATTTCTGATTCCCTTTTTCTAGAAGCCTTCCGACCTCCCGGATAAAGGTTCCAAATGTCCAGGCCGCAGATCAGCACACAATTCGCCAACCCTTCGACACACTACTCTAGCACCGAAATGGCTGTATATCAAGTTTTGTTAGATACGGTATTGTGAATACCTTTTTCCTCTCTGAGGTATACCTACTTATCGTGTCCCCGGCCCCTTTTCTCATGGAGGAATGGAACTTTAATAGACATCCGACCATCGGAAATAAATTTATACCCATAATCACCGGGTGGGATGAAGTCCCAGGCCCCCCACGGCTCAAAGAAGTCTTGACAACCTGGACAGAAAACGCATACTCTTTGCTGCGAATCGTAAATAACGACTCCTATAGCAATTCTCTCGGGTACTCTGACGGCAAACACTGCCAGCCGGGCAGGTAAGTATGGGGAAATATATATACACCAGCCACAACATTTCAAACAGATAGAGTGCAGATGAAGAATGTAGAAAAATGGACAACCTTTGCGGCAATTACCACATCAATCGTGCTGATAGTTAGTTTGGGATTCAATTCTTTTTTCAGCATGATTTTTTCAGAAACCAATAAAGAGATAAAACTTGGAACTGAGCTGACCCTGTTTACTCAAACGTACCAACTTGCAAGAAAATCCGCGGCATCCTTTTTCCAAACCCATCACGATGAAATAGAGGCTTATCTTAGCGGTAAAGCCGGGATGTCGACCGCAATGCATGGCCAATTGGTTCAGATGTTGGATGACATTGAGTTTCTTGCCTGGCTGCTTAATAACGGGTACATTACACTGAAGGGGGCCAACGAACTCTTGTCGTCACAGATGGTGCACGTTCTGAATCAAGCCGCCGTTATAATAGAAAAGTCGGACCCGCCGGCGTCTGAATATTTCGCGAAACACTATCCCGAAATCACAAAGGTATGGACGCCAAAAGGCACAAAACGCTAAGAAGATTTCGAACCGATATTTGACGTAAAATAGTGGATGTATTTCTGAGGCCAAAATCCCCCTGCTAGAGCAGGGTTTCAAGCACCTAAAATGCCCTATCACAACGTGGAGATAATTCCTATGAACAAGATATATATACCCTCCAAAGGCCCGGAGAACTGGAAGCAGTTTCTCGCCGAACCTGAAAAGCAATGGAAGAAAGGATATTCCGCCAGGGCGCTGGCGTACTGCTGGGAGGAGGCGGACGGCTTTCCGAGTTGCGTGCAGAAGGTCTTCGCTAAATCCGGGGTTCCTCTCTTCAAGGGCATAGAGCTTCTATACGCCTTCCCAGAGCACCAGGTGCCGCTGCCTGGTGGAAGTTGTCCCTCGCAGACTGATGTTTTCGTGATCGCGCGGTCTTCGGGAGAATTGGTTTCCATTGCCGTTGAAGGCAAGGTAAAGGAACCTTTCGGCCCATCCGTGGGAGAATGGTTAGGCAGCAGTTCCCCCGGAAAGGAACGGCGGCTTAACTTTCTATCCGAGCAGCTCGACCTTAGCGTGGCAACCCTCAAGGGCATACGGTATCAGCTACTACACCGCACGGTGTCGGCCATTTTGAAAGCCAGGGACCTCAACGCCTCTAGCGCCGTTATGCTCGTACACTCTTTCTGCCAAGATCATACCTGGTTCAATGACTACCAGGCCTTCCTCGGACTTCTCGGCAAAGAGGGGACACCGAACAGTGTCAGCCCCATAGGAGAAAGGCAAGGGGTACACCTGTACTTAGCCTGGGTAACAGGTGAGGCAAAGTTCCTGAATACTTGACAACCTTTCCCCCTTGTAGTAGATTTCCCCAAGATTAGATGCATAACCATTGAAAATGTCCGTACATAGGCCTGAGTACACAAAAGTGAAGACGATAGACTTGCCAGGTCGAGAAAAGCTCCTCTCGTTGGAAACACCCGAAAAGGTCGAAGACGAGAATTACTATTCTTGTGCCATCGCAGCAGGAACCTTGCTGCTGGCCGAGGAGCTTACGCGCCTCGAACATAAAAAGAGCAGAGAACAAAAAAAGCACAGGGTGCTCGCCCTCAAGCGTTCACTGCTGAGAGAGGCATTCCCAAAATTTACGGCCGGGCTGTCCCTTGAGGGTGATGCCGGCAAGTTACTTTCCGACAGTCGGCTGGGAGATAAGGCTACCGAATACATTATTGACCTTGCCTTCACAAACCCCTTTGCGCCCTATGAGCTCAAGTTCAAGAATAAGCATTTTACAAGCGCTTTGGGGAACGTCGCCGCTTTAGTGCGGTTGAGCGTTGAAGACGTGAAACGCATAAGGCACACCCAGCGGAAAGCGCTCAAGGCGTATCGTCACGTCCACTGGAAAAAGATTATGGCTTACGGTCTCAGCCGTCTCGCCGTTATAGGTGTAGCAGGATTCCTTTTCGCGCCGCTCTTAGTCGGGGCTGTTGGAACTGCGGCCGGTCTTACCGGGGTGGCTGCGACAACCCAAGGCCTGGTCACCCTCGGAGGAGGCAGCCTTGCCCTGGCAGGAGTGCGCCTGGCCGGCGGTCTGTGGTTAGTGCGCGCTACCGGCGGTTTTTTTGGGCGCGACCGGCACGGAACTGCTTTTACAGCTTGGCCCAAAGAACGCAAGGGTTGAGCTTGTCAAACTACAGGCAAGCTATCAGGAAATGCTTCTTCGAGGGCAGCCGCAAAACATGAACACTCCATGTGTGATAGGATCTCTGGAGAAACGACGCGATGAAATTGAGCAGCGGATTGAGGAAGAACTTAAGCTGAACGAGAAACGCTCTACACGCATCCGGGACATGGAGGCAATACAAGTTGCGGTAACCGACTGCATCAGATGGATGAGAAAGCATGCCGTCTGAAGGCAATAAGCCCTGGCCGTAACTTCTTTCCGGGTATTGCATGTGTACGACCTCCCGCCACCCTCTCTTTTCAGGGTGCGCGTCTCGGGGCACCTTACGATTCTGACGTTCCTTTCTTCCGGCGCTTTTGAAAGTCTTCAATCTTTTGTGCCAGTTCTGCCGCCTCCTCCTTGCCCAGTATCTTTTCTGCGAGCTCGATAGCCAGTTTCGCCGCCTGTCCGGCTGATACCCCTCTGACACAGGTTATCCTCCACTGCCCGTCTTCGACGGCCAGTTCACAAATGCCATGCCTTTCTCTTACGGGCGGTACGCCATACTCGAACATGGCTTGCAACGCCGCAGCGCTGCCCGCAACGTTAATGGCCTCTTTTATGTTGAGCACGATGGAGTCCACCTCTACCGTAGCGGTGTCACCGTCAACGGTGGTCTTGGTAATCCGCTGTCTGGACATGGAATGTGCCATGCCAATCAGTGATGTTATGGATTCAGGCGCCTCACGCCTGATGTAGCGTATCAATTCCAGCCATTCAATGATGGTGTCGTCATTTCGTGAGATATGCGTATATGCCATGTCGTAGTCACCTGCCCTTACCGCTCTGAGGTATTTCTCTACCACCATGTCGGGAGAGTCCTGGGGCCGGGCAAA
The DNA window shown above is from Candidatus Bathyanammoxibius amoris and carries:
- a CDS encoding TMCO4 family protein, translated to MPGREKLLSLETPEKVEDENYYSCAIAAGTLLLAEELTRLEHKKSREQKKHRVLALKRSLLREAFPKFTAGLSLEGDAGKLLSDSRLGDKATEYIIDLAFTNPFAPYELKFKNKHFTSALGNVAALVRLSVEDVKRIRHTQRKALKAYRHVHWKKIMAYGLSRLAVIGVAGFLFAPLLVGAVGTAAGLTGVAATTQGLVTLGGGSLALAGVRLAGGLWLVRATGGFFGRDRHGTAFTAWPKERKG